A single region of the Globicephala melas chromosome 12, mGloMel1.2, whole genome shotgun sequence genome encodes:
- the MTHFD2 gene encoding bifunctional methylenetetrahydrofolate dehydrogenase/cyclohydrolase, mitochondrial isoform X1, whose translation MAAMCLLSTLAIRLLRPAQSCRLHHRPFHLSAVRNEAVVISGRKLAEQIKQEVRQEVEEWVASGHRRPHLSVVLVGENPASHSYVLNKTRAAADVGINSETIVKPASISEEELLNLINKLNNDDNVDGLLVQLPLPEHIDERKICNAVSPDKDVDGFHVINVGRMCLDQNSMLPATPWGVWEIIKRTGIPTLGKNVLVAGRSKNVGMPIAVLLHTDGAHERPGGDATVTISHRYTPKEQLKKHTALADIVVSAAGIPNLITADMIKEGAAVIDVGINRIQDPITAKPKLVGDVDFEGVRKKAGYITPVPGGVGPMTVAMLMKNTIIAAKKVLRLEEREVLKSKELGVASN comes from the exons AAATGAAGCTGTTGTCATTTCGGGAAGGAAACTTGCTGAGCAGATCAAGCAGGAAGTGCGGCAGGAGGTGGAAGAGTGGGTGGCGTCAGGCCACAGACGGCCGCACCTGAGTGTCGTCCTGGTTGGTGAGAATCCTGCAAGTCACTCCTATGTCCTCAACAAAACCAGAGCAGCTGCCGATGTGG GAATCAACAGTGAGACAATTGTGAAACCAGCTTCAATTTCAGAGGAAGAACTGTTGAATTTAATCAATAAACTAAATAATGATGATAACGTAGATGGCCTCCTTGTTCAGCTGCCTCTTCCAG agcaCATTGATGAGAGAAAGATCTGCAATGCTGTTTCTCCAGACAAAGATGTTGATGGCTTTCATGTAATTAACGTAGGGCGAATGTGTTTGGACCAGAATTCCATGTTACCAGCTACTCCATGGGGTGTGTGGGAAATAATTAAGCGAACTG gtATTCCAACCCTGGGGAAGAACGTGCTTGTGGCTGGAAGGTCAAAAAACGTTGGAATGCCCATTGCAGTGCTGCTGCACACGGATGGGGCGCACGAACGTCCCGGAG GTGATGCCACTGTCACAATATCTCATCGATATACTCCCAAGGAGCAGCTGAAGAAACATACGGCTCTTGCAGATATTGTGGTCTCTGCTGCAG GCATTCCAAATCTGATCACAGCAGATATGATTAAGGAAGGAGCAGCTGTCATTGATGTGGGAATAAACAGAATTCAAGATCCCATAACTGCTAAACCCAAGTTGGTTGGAGATGTGGATTTTGAAG GAGTCAGGAAGAAAGCCGGTTACATCACTCCAGTCCCTGGGGGTGTTGGTCCCATGACAGTGGCAATGCTAATGAAGAATACCATTATTGCTGCAAAAAAAGTGCTGAGGCTTGAAGAGCGGGAAGTACTGAAGTCTAAGGAGCTTGGAGTAGCAAGTAATTAA